In Paenibacillus sp. G2S3, a single window of DNA contains:
- the mdh gene encoding malate dehydrogenase, with the protein MAIKRYKITVVGAGFTGATTALMLAQKELGDVVLLDIPQMENPTKGKALDMQEAGPVQRFDSHIIGTSSYEDAVDSDIVIITAGIARKPGMSRDDLVNINAGIVKSVCENVRDVAPESIVIILSNPVDAMTYAAFEALGFPKNRVIGQSGVLDTARYCTFIAQELNVSVEDVRGFVIGGHGNDMVPLVRYSSVGGIPIDTLIPADRIEEIVKRTRVGGGEIVDLLGNGSAYYAPAASLVQMTEAILKDKKRIIPVIALLEGEYGYDNLFLGVPALLGANGIEKVFELELTAEEKAALDKSAESVRSVTAILSV; encoded by the coding sequence GTGGCGATCAAGCGTTATAAAATTACAGTGGTAGGTGCCGGTTTTACCGGTGCTACTACTGCTCTTATGTTAGCTCAAAAGGAACTTGGAGACGTTGTGCTGCTCGATATTCCACAAATGGAGAACCCAACCAAGGGTAAGGCGCTTGACATGCAAGAAGCAGGTCCTGTGCAGAGATTCGACAGTCATATTATAGGGACCTCAAGTTATGAAGATGCTGTAGATTCTGATATTGTAATTATCACTGCAGGGATTGCCCGTAAACCTGGGATGAGCCGCGACGATCTTGTGAATATCAATGCAGGGATTGTGAAGTCGGTATGCGAGAACGTAAGAGATGTAGCGCCGGAATCCATCGTGATTATTTTGAGTAATCCGGTAGATGCGATGACTTATGCTGCATTTGAAGCGTTAGGCTTTCCGAAGAACCGCGTAATTGGACAATCCGGTGTGCTGGATACAGCGCGTTACTGCACTTTTATTGCGCAAGAGCTGAACGTATCCGTTGAAGATGTACGTGGTTTCGTAATAGGCGGACACGGCAATGATATGGTACCGCTCGTTCGTTATTCTAGTGTCGGAGGCATTCCAATCGATACATTGATTCCTGCGGATCGTATCGAGGAGATTGTGAAGCGTACACGTGTGGGTGGCGGGGAAATCGTTGACCTTTTAGGAAATGGTAGTGCGTATTATGCTCCTGCAGCCTCTTTAGTTCAGATGACGGAAGCGATCTTAAAGGATAAGAAACGGATCATTCCGGTTATTGCCTTACTTGAAGGTGAATATGGTTATGACAATCTATTTCTGGGCGTTCCAGCTCTTCTTGGTGCGAATGGGATTGAGAAGGTTTTTGAACTGGAGCTTACGGCTGAGGAGAAAGCGGCATTGGATAAGTCCGCGGAGTCCGTACGTAGCGTAACAGCAATATTATCTGTGTAG
- the yfbR gene encoding 5'-deoxynucleotidase → MNYHFSAYLYRLQYIQRWSLMRSTAPENVAEHSFHVALLTHMLCSIGNVHYGRSLNAERAATMALFHDASEVFTGDIATPVKYNNPRLLTSFREMERIAAERLTGMIPPELQGIYTQLMQPEDSSPDSEDVLLHSYVKAADRLDAYLKCVWEVAAGNREFAAAKEQTAAKLHGLGLQEVDYFLTHMAPSFEMSLDELSAGN, encoded by the coding sequence TTGAACTACCATTTTTCCGCCTATTTGTATCGGCTTCAATATATTCAGCGCTGGAGCCTAATGCGCAGCACCGCACCAGAGAACGTTGCTGAGCATTCTTTTCATGTTGCCCTACTCACACATATGCTCTGTTCCATTGGGAATGTTCATTATGGACGTTCATTAAATGCCGAAAGAGCAGCAACTATGGCCCTGTTTCATGATGCCAGCGAAGTGTTCACAGGTGACATTGCCACACCAGTAAAATACAATAACCCTCGCCTACTTACCAGCTTCCGCGAAATGGAAAGAATTGCTGCGGAACGCCTGACCGGTATGATTCCTCCCGAGCTTCAGGGCATTTACACGCAGCTCATGCAGCCGGAAGACAGTTCTCCTGATTCGGAGGATGTCCTGCTGCATAGCTACGTTAAGGCAGCCGATCGGCTGGATGCCTACTTGAAATGTGTGTGGGAGGTTGCTGCCGGCAACCGTGAATTTGCAGCGGCGAAGGAGCAAACAGCAGCGAAGCTGCATGGGCTCGGCTTACAGGAAGTAGATTATTTCCTGACTCATATGGCTCCGAGCTTTGAAATGTCTCTTGATGAGCTCTCGGCTGGAAACTAA
- the citZ gene encoding citrate synthase produces the protein MTATKGLEGIVATTSSISSIVDGVLTYRGYDIDELAEHATFEETAYLLWFGSLPTAPELEALKRDLSAFAQIPEQVIEQMKLYPKNANTMAALRSAVSSLALYDEAADDMSREANEIKAVKLQAQLPTIVAALSRIRKGLEPVAPKEGVSIAENFLYMLWGKEPDSVSVKALDTALVLHADHELNASTFAGRVTVATLSDIYSGVTSAIGALKGPLHGGANEAVMKMLEEIGSLEAVEPFIRKKLDNREKIMGFGHRVYKNGDPRAKHLMKMSLELGTMKNDTTLYDMSVNIEQLITGQKGLRPNVDFYSASVYTQLGIDRELFTPIFAISRTSGWTAHILEQYTDNRIIRPRAEYTGMVEQKYVPVDER, from the coding sequence ATGACAGCTACCAAAGGCTTGGAAGGTATCGTTGCAACAACTTCATCCATTAGCTCCATTGTGGATGGTGTACTCACTTACCGCGGTTATGATATTGATGAACTTGCAGAACATGCTACCTTCGAAGAAACAGCTTATTTGTTATGGTTCGGCAGTCTGCCGACGGCGCCAGAGCTGGAAGCGCTCAAGCGGGATCTCAGTGCTTTTGCACAGATTCCTGAGCAGGTAATCGAGCAAATGAAGCTCTATCCAAAAAACGCCAACACCATGGCAGCGTTGCGGTCGGCTGTATCAAGCCTTGCTCTCTATGATGAAGCGGCTGACGATATGAGCAGAGAAGCGAACGAGATTAAGGCGGTAAAACTGCAGGCACAACTCCCAACAATTGTGGCAGCACTGTCACGTATTCGCAAAGGACTTGAACCAGTGGCTCCGAAAGAAGGCGTTTCTATTGCTGAGAACTTCCTCTATATGCTGTGGGGAAAAGAGCCGGATAGCGTATCTGTCAAAGCGCTTGATACCGCACTTGTTCTCCATGCGGACCATGAGCTGAATGCCTCGACTTTTGCAGGCCGGGTTACGGTTGCGACATTATCCGATATTTATTCTGGAGTCACCTCCGCTATTGGTGCGCTCAAAGGCCCGCTTCACGGTGGGGCGAATGAAGCGGTTATGAAGATGCTAGAGGAGATCGGAAGTTTGGAAGCGGTTGAACCGTTTATCCGTAAGAAACTGGATAACCGTGAGAAAATCATGGGCTTCGGTCATCGAGTATATAAAAATGGTGATCCACGTGCAAAACATTTGATGAAGATGTCACTGGAGCTTGGCACTATGAAGAATGACACTACCCTGTACGACATGTCCGTAAATATTGAACAATTGATTACGGGGCAAAAGGGATTAAGACCGAATGTTGATTTCTATTCGGCTTCTGTTTATACACAGCTAGGCATAGATCGTGAGCTGTTCACTCCTATTTTTGCAATAAGCCGGACTTCAGGTTGGACTGCGCATATTCTGGAGCAGTATACAGATAACCGCATTATTCGTCCGCGTGCAGAATACACGGGTATGGTTGAACAGAAATACGTTCCGGTAGACGAAAGATAG
- a CDS encoding SDR family oxidoreductase, whose product MSNDKQATKTLPPQEQHHQPGIESEMKPLPKYEPANYKAAGKLQGKAALITGGDSGIGRAVAVLFAKEGADVVISYLNEHSDAEETKRQVEQEGRKCILIPGDIGVEAFCKDLIKQTVEGLGKLDILINNAAEQHPQAKIEDITSEQLERTFRTNIFAMFYLTKAAMPHLKAGSAIINTTSITAYRGSPQLLDYSSTKGAILSFTRSLSTNLAEKGIRVNGVAPGPIWTPLIPSTFDAKQVSEFGGTQPMKRPGQPEELAPAYVYLASDDSSYVTGQVIHVNGGEVVNG is encoded by the coding sequence ATGTCAAACGACAAGCAAGCTACGAAAACCTTACCCCCGCAAGAACAGCATCATCAACCAGGAATTGAGAGCGAAATGAAGCCGTTGCCGAAATATGAGCCGGCTAATTATAAGGCAGCAGGTAAACTGCAGGGCAAGGCGGCACTTATTACCGGAGGAGACAGCGGAATCGGGCGGGCAGTGGCTGTTCTTTTTGCAAAAGAAGGCGCCGATGTAGTTATTTCATATCTGAATGAGCATTCTGATGCAGAGGAAACAAAACGTCAGGTGGAACAGGAAGGTCGTAAATGCATCCTGATTCCCGGAGATATTGGTGTGGAAGCCTTCTGTAAGGATCTCATTAAACAGACGGTAGAGGGTCTAGGGAAGCTAGATATTCTCATCAATAACGCGGCGGAGCAACATCCACAAGCTAAGATCGAGGATATTACGTCCGAGCAGCTAGAGCGTACTTTCCGTACGAACATTTTTGCAATGTTTTATTTGACCAAAGCGGCTATGCCTCATTTAAAAGCAGGATCTGCTATCATTAATACGACTTCGATTACCGCTTATCGTGGTAGTCCACAATTGCTGGACTATTCGTCAACGAAAGGAGCCATTCTGAGCTTCACGCGTTCCTTATCTACAAATCTGGCGGAGAAAGGCATACGGGTAAATGGTGTTGCTCCGGGTCCAATTTGGACACCGCTCATTCCATCTACCTTTGATGCAAAACAGGTAAGTGAGTTCGGCGGTACGCAGCCAATGAAGCGACCGGGACAACCGGAGGAGCTGGCTCCAGCTTATGTGTATCTAGCTTCCGACGATTCGAGCTATGTGACCGGACAGGTTATTCATGTTAATGGTGGCGAGGTCGTAAACGGGTAG
- a CDS encoding two-component system histidine kinase PnpS, with protein sequence MKPFRARLTFILMALIGISMIGTGFTMAHLFKSSHIAALEENMSREINLLAGTLEFVDMDATNAIPYYTDQAEHIAKLLDSRITFISKSGKVLGDSEKNPLEMDNHSDREEEIVAAKEGTGRAIRYSETLDREMLYVAERVTLDQGFDGYIRVSMGLDAVTEGLNRAWMIMAGGLVVLFLAATIVSYKVASSMTSPLEQITRVARRITDLDYDARVHLKRKDEVGQLATAINAMADSLQAQLKTIRDNEDLLQSVLDNMTGGIIMINADEEIALLNRASERMLDVSNSEMAGHSYKELKRHYELTRLLEEGVSSKETLHEERSIYNPRERIIRMDAVPMIQDGTYRGMLFLLQEVTEIRRLERMRSEFVANVSHELKTPVAAVKGFAETLLGGGVKDEKTARSFLQIIYDENERLNRLIGDILELSKIESKRVQLDCSPVHIIEFFDSVLGTISKVAEKKNISLNVEVPEELFIEADEDKLRQIFMNLLSNAINYTHEGGSVKVYVKNILKPDGSENVQFTVTDTGMGIPKKDLPRIFERFYRVDKARSRSSGGTGLGLSIVKHLVDLHHGVISVKSDLGIGSSFIIELPLLQEEKVD encoded by the coding sequence ATGAAACCGTTTCGCGCTCGTCTTACGTTTATACTTATGGCCTTAATCGGTATCTCCATGATTGGTACTGGATTTACGATGGCTCATCTGTTTAAGAGCTCCCATATAGCTGCTCTCGAAGAGAACATGTCCCGGGAAATAAATCTGCTCGCAGGCACATTGGAATTTGTAGATATGGACGCCACCAATGCCATTCCGTATTACACGGATCAGGCTGAGCATATCGCCAAGCTTCTAGATTCCCGGATTACTTTTATCAGTAAGTCAGGTAAAGTTTTAGGAGATTCAGAGAAAAATCCTCTGGAGATGGACAATCACTCCGATCGTGAAGAGGAGATTGTTGCGGCTAAAGAGGGGACTGGACGAGCCATTCGTTACAGCGAAACTTTGGATCGTGAGATGCTATATGTAGCTGAGCGGGTGACCTTAGATCAGGGTTTTGACGGTTACATTCGGGTCTCGATGGGACTAGATGCAGTAACGGAAGGGCTTAACCGTGCTTGGATGATTATGGCTGGAGGGTTAGTTGTTTTGTTCCTGGCAGCAACTATTGTCAGCTACAAAGTGGCATCGAGCATGACTTCACCGCTTGAACAAATCACGAGAGTCGCGCGGCGTATCACAGATCTTGATTATGACGCAAGAGTCCATTTGAAACGCAAAGATGAGGTTGGGCAGCTGGCAACAGCGATTAATGCCATGGCTGACAGTCTTCAGGCTCAGCTTAAGACCATTCGAGATAATGAGGATCTGTTGCAAAGCGTACTGGACAATATGACTGGCGGCATCATAATGATCAATGCGGACGAAGAAATTGCCCTGCTGAACCGAGCTTCGGAGCGCATGCTGGATGTTAGCAACAGCGAAATGGCGGGTCATTCGTACAAAGAGCTCAAGCGTCATTATGAGTTAACGCGTCTGCTTGAAGAAGGGGTATCGAGTAAAGAAACGCTCCATGAAGAACGAAGTATTTACAATCCGAGAGAACGGATTATACGCATGGACGCGGTACCTATGATCCAGGATGGGACGTATAGAGGTATGCTCTTCCTGCTGCAGGAAGTAACAGAAATTCGTCGCCTGGAGCGGATGCGAAGTGAATTTGTCGCCAACGTATCCCATGAATTGAAGACGCCGGTTGCCGCTGTTAAAGGCTTTGCCGAGACCTTGCTGGGTGGTGGGGTTAAGGATGAGAAGACAGCCCGTTCCTTCTTGCAAATTATTTATGATGAGAATGAACGCTTAAATCGATTGATTGGAGATATTCTGGAATTATCTAAAATCGAATCTAAACGTGTGCAGCTCGATTGCTCACCTGTTCATATCATTGAATTCTTTGATTCCGTGCTGGGAACCATTAGCAAAGTGGCTGAGAAGAAAAATATAAGTCTTAACGTAGAGGTTCCTGAGGAGCTGTTCATTGAAGCCGATGAGGATAAACTGCGTCAAATCTTTATGAATTTGCTCTCCAATGCGATTAATTACACGCATGAAGGGGGTAGCGTAAAAGTCTATGTTAAGAATATACTGAAGCCAGATGGCTCTGAAAATGTCCAATTTACCGTTACCGATACAGGGATGGGAATTCCCAAAAAGGATCTTCCGCGTATTTTCGAACGTTTTTATCGAGTCGATAAGGCAAGATCCAGAAGCTCCGGTGGAACCGGGCTAGGGCTGTCTATTGTAAAGCACTTGGTAGATCTGCACCATGGTGTGATTTCGGTTAAAAGTGATCTGGGGATTGGAAGCTCATTTATTATTGAGTTGCCGCTTTTGCAGGAAGAAAAGGTGGATTAG
- a CDS encoding fumarate hydratase has product MQHFEDSIYNLIVETSTNLPGDVRRAVAKGRALEDRATRSGLALTTIAQNIGMAEQQVSPICQDTGMPTFIIHTPVGINQIEMKKDIHNAIVRATKNGKLRPNSVDSLTGENSGDNLGAGTPVIHFEQWEEDNIDVRLILKGGGCENKNIQYSLPAELEGLGKAGRDLDGIRKCILHAVYQAQGQGCSAGFIGVGIGGDRTTGYELAKKQLFRKVEDVNPIEDLSKLEDYIMENANKLGIGTMGFGGEVSLLGCKVGVMNRLPASFFVSVAYNCWAFRRQGVLVDPSTGNIEDWLYESGTGISVDDGREQASESEVANAGENNAATGSREVRLTTPISEEDIRSLRVGDVVILSGEMHTGRDALHKYLMDHEAPVDLNGAVIYHCGPVMMKDEEGWHVKAAGPTTSIREEPYQGDIIKKFGIRAVIGKGGMGPKTLKALQEHGGVYLNAIGGAAQYYAECIKKVNAVDFMEFGIPEAMWHLDVDGFAAIVTMDAHGNSLHADVEKDSAAKLTQFKEPVFK; this is encoded by the coding sequence ATGCAGCATTTTGAAGACAGCATTTATAATCTAATTGTAGAAACGTCCACGAACTTGCCGGGTGATGTACGCCGGGCAGTCGCCAAGGGGCGCGCGCTAGAGGACAGAGCTACCCGGTCAGGTCTTGCTTTAACTACGATTGCTCAAAATATCGGAATGGCTGAGCAGCAAGTATCACCGATCTGTCAGGATACGGGAATGCCTACATTTATCATTCACACACCTGTGGGAATCAATCAGATTGAGATGAAAAAAGATATTCATAACGCCATTGTACGGGCGACCAAGAATGGTAAGCTTCGTCCCAATTCTGTAGATTCATTGACAGGTGAGAACAGCGGAGATAACTTGGGGGCAGGTACACCAGTCATTCATTTTGAACAATGGGAAGAGGATAATATAGACGTCAGACTGATTCTGAAGGGTGGCGGCTGCGAGAATAAGAATATTCAATACAGCCTTCCGGCAGAATTAGAAGGACTGGGCAAAGCCGGCCGAGATTTGGACGGAATTCGTAAATGTATTCTACATGCTGTTTATCAGGCACAAGGGCAAGGCTGTAGCGCTGGTTTTATTGGCGTAGGTATCGGCGGCGACCGCACGACTGGCTACGAGCTGGCTAAAAAGCAGCTGTTCCGTAAAGTGGAGGATGTTAATCCGATTGAGGATCTCAGCAAGCTGGAAGACTACATCATGGAGAATGCCAATAAGCTGGGCATAGGAACGATGGGCTTTGGTGGGGAAGTATCGCTATTAGGTTGTAAGGTCGGCGTTATGAATCGTCTGCCAGCCAGCTTTTTCGTATCTGTTGCCTATAACTGTTGGGCGTTCCGCCGCCAAGGTGTGCTGGTGGATCCTTCAACGGGCAATATAGAGGATTGGCTATATGAGAGTGGTACAGGGATCTCTGTAGATGATGGAAGGGAACAGGCATCGGAATCAGAAGTCGCAAATGCAGGTGAAAACAATGCAGCTACTGGATCTCGCGAAGTCCGCCTGACCACGCCGATTAGTGAAGAGGATATCCGTAGTTTGCGAGTTGGGGATGTAGTGATTTTATCCGGCGAAATGCATACAGGCCGCGACGCACTTCATAAATATCTAATGGATCATGAGGCTCCGGTAGATTTGAACGGTGCAGTTATCTATCACTGTGGTCCTGTAATGATGAAGGACGAGGAAGGCTGGCATGTTAAAGCAGCAGGCCCGACTACGAGTATCCGTGAAGAGCCTTATCAAGGCGATATTATCAAAAAGTTTGGAATTCGTGCCGTCATCGGTAAAGGTGGAATGGGTCCAAAAACGTTAAAGGCTCTTCAGGAGCATGGGGGCGTATACCTCAATGCGATTGGTGGAGCTGCGCAGTATTATGCGGAATGCATCAAGAAGGTAAATGCTGTTGATTTTATGGAATTTGGCATTCCTGAGGCGATGTGGCATTTGGATGTGGATGGTTTCGCTGCTATTGTAACGATGGATGCCCATGGCAACAGTCTGCACGCAGATGTAGAGAAAGATTCCGCAGCCAAATTAACTCAGTTCAAAGAGCCCGTGTTTAAATAA
- a CDS encoding VOC family protein — translation MVPHYIRNGLLNVTPYFIANDADQLIDFVVNCFDARINDMLRNDEGKIRHAELRIGDSIIEVSEANEKYSPVQLAIHLYVRNVDETFRKCLDAGAFIIEEPMDKTYGERGAGIRDTQGNQWFLATCIE, via the coding sequence ATGGTACCACATTATATTAGAAATGGTCTTCTTAACGTTACCCCGTATTTCATCGCCAATGATGCAGATCAATTGATTGATTTTGTTGTGAACTGCTTTGATGCTAGAATTAATGATATGCTGCGGAATGATGAAGGCAAGATTAGACATGCTGAGCTTAGAATAGGGGATTCGATCATCGAGGTTTCCGAAGCTAATGAGAAATATTCACCGGTGCAGCTCGCTATTCATCTATATGTAAGGAATGTGGATGAGACCTTTCGTAAGTGCTTGGATGCCGGGGCATTCATCATTGAAGAACCCATGGATAAGACTTATGGAGAAAGAGGAGCGGGCATTAGAGATACTCAGGGCAATCAGTGGTTTCTTGCAACCTGCATAGAATGA
- a CDS encoding thioesterase family protein: MELERAGLPSRWYKSTLRVRYQESDQMGVVYHANYLNWFESGRTEMFRQVGFTYRELEKQGVLLPVTSADLQFKSPARYDDLISVYARMTTFTALRVVFEYQVRRLSEEEGINSENLVATLGELWSMDPPGELLVTGTTSHVWVNQEWRPARLDRALPELFHAIKEALREEGGSV, from the coding sequence ATGGAATTAGAGCGAGCTGGCTTGCCCAGCCGATGGTATAAGTCGACCCTGCGTGTTCGCTATCAGGAAAGTGATCAGATGGGCGTCGTGTATCATGCGAATTATTTGAACTGGTTTGAGTCCGGTCGTACGGAGATGTTTCGTCAGGTGGGTTTTACTTATCGTGAACTTGAGAAACAAGGCGTCTTACTTCCTGTCACCTCCGCAGATTTGCAATTTAAAAGTCCGGCGCGATATGATGATCTTATCTCCGTGTATGCGCGAATGACTACCTTCACAGCGTTAAGAGTCGTATTTGAGTATCAAGTGCGGAGGCTTTCGGAAGAAGAAGGTATAAATTCAGAAAATTTAGTGGCTACTCTAGGGGAGTTGTGGTCGATGGATCCACCTGGGGAGCTGCTGGTTACCGGCACGACAAGTCATGTTTGGGTGAACCAGGAATGGAGACCTGCTAGGCTGGATAGAGCCCTTCCAGAGCTCTTTCACGCAATAAAAGAGGCGCTGCGGGAAGAAGGGGGTTCAGTATGA
- a CDS encoding FxsA family protein, whose protein sequence is MIRSKWLWAGLFIIPAVELFGFIYVADQLGAFKTLLLMLTTSVIGLLMMRFEGKKVLQDSRTHMQEGRVPGRTMLDGLCIFFGGLLLILPGFVTDIVGFTLVFPLTRPLYRIFLLKWIEKKMKNGTFTFYRR, encoded by the coding sequence ATGATTAGAAGCAAATGGTTATGGGCTGGACTATTTATTATTCCTGCTGTGGAATTATTCGGTTTTATCTATGTAGCAGATCAACTAGGAGCATTCAAAACGCTGCTGCTTATGCTGACCACTTCGGTAATCGGTCTACTAATGATGCGATTTGAAGGTAAGAAGGTACTGCAGGACAGCAGAACACATATGCAGGAGGGCCGCGTTCCTGGTCGGACGATGCTGGATGGTTTATGTATTTTTTTCGGAGGATTGCTACTGATATTGCCGGGTTTCGTAACCGATATTGTCGGGTTCACGCTAGTATTTCCATTGACTCGGCCTTTGTACCGTATATTTTTGCTGAAGTGGATTGAGAAGAAGATGAAGAACGGCACCTTCACCTTCTATCGTCGTTAG
- the ytvI gene encoding sporulation integral membrane protein YtvI, which produces MDRLVLKRLLRGLWVVLATSILLLAIYLLLPLLYPLLLAWLLAFIMHPLVLILKSFKLPGWLAVSLALLFYIGGTTLVLTAMITRLVKELIVLLQTFNLHTDQWKDLLMSLSQNASIQNIINQINQFYRDNPDYHATIDSNISRTTETVGYAVTQVVTGFFNVILKLISSLPSMGTILIVVVLAAFFISTSWERHNDKLTGWIPTAFLKPVSDIWRDLRRALFGYLRAQVILISITAIIVVIGLLLLGVKSAFAIGLMIGFVDLLPYLGVGIVMLPWALYSYMTDNLALGIGLSILYAVILITRQVLEPKVLASSIGLDPLAMLIGMFAGLQLFGMLGLIIGPVVLVVLVAFNRAGVFRALHSYIVSGRLR; this is translated from the coding sequence ATGGATCGTTTGGTATTAAAAAGACTACTGCGCGGCCTGTGGGTCGTTCTGGCTACTTCCATCCTCCTGCTGGCAATCTATCTATTGCTTCCGCTGTTATACCCCCTGTTGCTCGCTTGGCTGCTAGCATTTATCATGCATCCATTAGTGCTTATTCTTAAAAGCTTCAAACTACCAGGCTGGCTGGCCGTATCGCTCGCTCTGCTATTTTACATAGGTGGAACCACACTAGTTCTGACCGCAATGATTACAAGACTCGTGAAAGAATTAATCGTTCTGCTGCAGACCTTTAATCTCCACACCGACCAATGGAAAGATCTCCTGATGTCCTTAAGCCAGAATGCAAGCATACAGAACATCATCAACCAGATTAACCAATTCTACCGAGACAATCCTGATTATCATGCTACGATTGACAGCAATATCAGCAGAACAACGGAAACTGTAGGTTACGCAGTTACGCAAGTGGTCACAGGATTTTTTAATGTAATATTGAAACTGATCTCCTCACTTCCTAGTATGGGTACAATTCTTATCGTGGTTGTCCTTGCTGCCTTCTTCATTAGTACGAGTTGGGAGCGGCATAATGATAAACTTACTGGCTGGATACCGACTGCTTTCCTAAAGCCTGTGTCAGATATCTGGAGGGATTTACGCAGAGCGCTTTTCGGTTATCTTCGCGCCCAAGTTATCCTCATCTCCATCACAGCGATCATTGTTGTGATCGGGCTGTTGCTGCTGGGTGTGAAGTCTGCGTTTGCAATCGGCTTAATGATTGGCTTTGTCGATCTGCTGCCTTATCTCGGTGTGGGAATTGTGATGCTGCCTTGGGCGCTATATTCTTATATGACGGACAATCTGGCACTAGGGATCGGACTATCCATACTCTATGCTGTTATACTTATTACCCGGCAGGTACTTGAGCCGAAAGTGCTCGCCAGCAGCATTGGACTCGACCCCCTAGCTATGTTAATTGGCATGTTCGCCGGTCTGCAGTTGTTCGGTATGCTAGGCCTAATCATCGGACCTGTTGTCCTAGTAGTCCTTGTTGCCTTTAACCGAGCGGGCGTATTCCGAGCTTTACACAGCTACATTGTTAGCGGCAGATTAAGATAG
- the icd gene encoding NADP-dependent isocitrate dehydrogenase has translation MLKLEKFDLPTEGEQITIKEGKLQVPNNPIIPFIEGDGTGRDIWKASKRVLDAAVSKAYGGTKQIAWYEVFAGEKAFNTYGEWLPNDTLEAIREYFVAIKGPLTTPIGGGIRSLNVALRQELDLYVCLRPVRYFQGVPSPVKRPELVDMVIFRENTEDIYAGIEYQEGSAEVKKVIEFLQKEMGVNKIRFPETSGIGIKPVSSEGSKRLVRAAIEYAIKHGRKSVTLVHKGNIMKFTEGAFKNWGYEVAEQEFGDKVFTWSQYDVIKERDGEAAANAAQKDAEAAGKIIIKDAIADIALQQVLTRPTDFDVIATLNLNGDYLSDALAAQIGGIGIAPGANINYITGHAIFEATHGTAPKYADKDVVNPGSVILSGVMLLEHLGWQEAADLIYKGMETAINNKTVTYDFARLMEGATELKCSAFADEIINHL, from the coding sequence ATGTTGAAACTAGAAAAATTCGATCTACCTACAGAAGGCGAACAAATCACGATTAAAGAAGGAAAACTACAAGTTCCTAATAATCCAATCATTCCTTTTATCGAGGGTGACGGCACAGGCCGTGATATTTGGAAAGCTTCCAAACGCGTACTTGATGCAGCAGTATCTAAAGCTTATGGTGGCACTAAGCAAATCGCTTGGTACGAAGTATTTGCTGGCGAAAAAGCTTTCAATACATATGGTGAATGGCTGCCAAATGATACGTTGGAAGCAATCCGCGAATATTTTGTAGCTATTAAGGGACCGCTTACTACTCCAATCGGAGGCGGTATTCGTTCATTGAATGTAGCCTTGCGCCAAGAATTGGATTTGTACGTATGTCTGCGCCCAGTTCGTTATTTCCAAGGTGTTCCTTCTCCTGTTAAACGTCCTGAGCTGGTGGATATGGTTATTTTCCGTGAGAATACAGAGGATATCTATGCAGGGATTGAATATCAAGAAGGCTCTGCTGAAGTGAAGAAAGTCATCGAATTCCTGCAAAAAGAGATGGGAGTTAACAAAATCCGTTTCCCTGAAACTTCTGGTATTGGTATCAAACCAGTATCCTCCGAAGGTTCGAAGCGCTTGGTGCGCGCTGCAATTGAATATGCGATCAAGCACGGACGTAAGAGTGTAACGCTTGTTCACAAAGGAAATATCATGAAGTTCACTGAAGGTGCCTTCAAAAACTGGGGTTATGAAGTAGCTGAGCAAGAGTTCGGAGATAAGGTCTTCACTTGGAGTCAATATGATGTGATTAAGGAACGTGATGGTGAGGCTGCTGCTAATGCTGCTCAGAAGGATGCTGAAGCTGCTGGCAAAATCATTATCAAGGATGCAATTGCAGATATCGCGCTGCAACAAGTTCTGACTCGTCCAACTGATTTCGATGTTATTGCTACGTTGAACCTGAACGGGGATTACCTGTCCGACGCACTGGCTGCACAAATCGGCGGCATCGGCATCGCTCCTGGAGCGAACATTAACTACATTACTGGCCACGCCATCTTTGAAGCTACCCATGGTACAGCTCCTAAATATGCAGACAAAGACGTTGTGAATCCTGGTTCTGTTATTCTGTCCGGCGTAATGCTCTTGGAGCACTTGGGCTGGCAGGAAGCAGCTGACCTGATTTATAAAGGTATGGAAACTGCTATTAACAATAAGACCGTGACTTATGACTTTGCTCGTCTGATGGAAGGTGCAACTGAGCTGAAATGCTCCGCATTTGCAGACGAAATTATTAACCACCTATAG